CTTTACCACACAtttctaacatagttttggccatgccattagaaaatctcccaaaaatattattcctaTCCCCATATCTTAAATCGTTTCCAATTCgagctcattttattttatgtttatgcTTGCTTATGCTGTTTGTCGGTTGTGTGTTTCCGCCGCGTATGACGAAGTAGAACCGATTCTAGAAGAGAAACCAGAGGAGCCGGGAGATCAGtagatcgccgccgccgacgcgtacaTAAGCGATGGCAAGTCTCATCGATCCTTTACGTTGACCATGATTGATCCTAAGTGAGGTTAAATAAAACTTGCTAGACATAGGGATGACATGAAATGAAACACTGAGAGAATGAGAGAAACCACTGAATGAAGCCATGTTGCATGTTGATTTACTGCCAGACCTGCATGTTATCAGATCTTGTTAAATGATGAAACGGGGTTGGTAATGAGGTCAGGGCAGTATGGGATGTGTTGGTGcatgcgctaccgtggtggtagacttgcGACCGAGCTCTGTCATGGTGACATCTCGTGTTTGGTTGGTCATGGTTGTTGGCTGCCCTGATGAACCTTAAGGACCGTGTGTTGTTGTACCATCTCACCTAACCTACTTCCAGTATgaccacatgagtttgtatgggcaaaccttagtctaatcccactggctaacccGGTAGTCGTCCGGGGTGGATATATTTTGGGGTTATACCTGGAATGGTCAAGACCCCGGGGGTTTgtgggcgactagtcggggttgagccacggctgggtgtcggctatgacggagccgtctccagacggtgaagtgcgtgtgagtaaagcgtacaacctctgcagagtgtacaatCCATTCGAATAGTCTGTGTCCTCGGTTTGGACAGGTTACGATGTGGACATCTCAACTAGCTGAGCCACCTAGCCCCTGAGATTGATGACTGGTTGGGTTACCTTTAATACTACATTTGTTatttattctagttgattaataGATCTTTGCATATTAATCTGTAACTCCCTCCCCGTAAGGGTGAggtgggacttgctgagtactttcgtactcaacccttgttgattaattttttcagaggatcctgactttgtgcctgaAGATTATGAGTAGATCGTGTctgcacccaagctgatcgagtggagccgtgatggatgaagagctagtcctccatgccgtcatgctagtcgttatcctatgtttgttctgtgtagctctgTGTTGTCGCTTTATCCCTCGTGTACATGTTGAataagctctgtatgactctggactccacttgatgtaacatgtattatgccggaaaccctattcggtaattaatacatagtTTAGCCTCGATCTTTGGGGTCGGGGCgtttcacccgcccctacaaatttatttgtaggggcgggcgatGCTGCGgtccgcccctagaaatagctttgtaggggcgggtgacgcccaCGCCCGCCTCTACAAATATTTTCTCAATTGtttctaaaaaataatttaatgCTAAAAAATAGCAGACGACATATAAAAAACGTGAAATTTTCACCATTAGGGTATAACAACATGTGTCTCTTGTGAAAAATACCAAAAGTACAATTCAGACTTTTAATTGTTTAAATGTGTGGAAAGGACAACATTGCCCTTAAATTGTATGAGAGAGTAGTGACTTAGTAGAGGCTAGCGCTTAACATATTTTCTTATTACATATAGTGCAATGTAGGTTTATTAATTTTGTTTGTTTTACACATTAAAATACTCAaatggtaaaaatttcagcatgTTTTGATAATGTTTACtatattttctgatttaaaagaatttttggaataaattctgaaaactatctgtaggggcgggtgatgccgccacccgcccctacaaatcgggCTCCTATAAATATCTAAGGACTTAGACAAATTTTCACACTCCCCTGACGCGCGCGAGAAGACGCCGGAAGGCTGCCAAAATTTTCcgtgctccccgccgccgccccctccgcagCCCCCGCCAACCCCACGCTGCCCCCTCTGCCGCCCCCATGCCGCtgcctacgccgctccctaggTTAGATCTGGCGCGCGCTCCTtccgccgcgcccgcctcctcctcgccgccgcctccggccccgctggcctgcctcctcctcgccgccccctctgcccccgcgccgctccgccacctCCGTCGCCGCCCCTCGTAGATCCgacgcctcctcgccgccgcgtccgcctcctcccggctcctcgtcacaacctcctccgccgcctcctccgctgccgcctccccgccacctcctccccgtGCCGCCTCCCCGCCACCTTCTCCCCGTGCTGCctcaccgccacctcctccgcctctacctccccgccacctcctccgcccccgcctcgccgccacctcatccgcccccgcctccccgccacctcctccccgtaccgcctccccgccacctcaccgccacctcctcctccgccgcctccccgccacctcctccccatgctgcctccccgccacctcctccacgtgcCGCCTTCCTACCACGAGCTTGAATGGTAACTGCAGTTACAAAAGACCTTTGCTCCATTAATGTGAAACTGTTTCGTCTAACAATTATCACTCTTCCCTGCAGTATCGAGCAACTTTCCACTCCGATACACACTGTACCCGCAACCCCAAGGTTACCATGGTGCGGGGACTTCTAGACAAGGAGGTGGACATGAAGCACGTCGTCTGCAATTACGTATGGTTCAACTTGTCTATACATTGCTCCTAACTACATACTTTAGCACCAAAACAATCCGTAAACTACAATACCTCATGCGCATTCTCATCCAGATCTgattgaagaagaagatttgcCTCCTCAAGAGATACGGGGATCTGGTTCCACCGAAGTAATGGAGACACCACCGAGCACACCATCGGATCACACACAACCAATGGACATTGCGGAGGACGACCAAGAAGAATCCAACCACAACGAAgaggaagaattactatggtaCAGTTATTACTTCAATTTTTATATATACAACTATCCAactaaaataaaataactaCACCAGCTGTCGTTTTGCTAACACAACTCTTTTACAGCTCCAGAGAATAATAATTACAAAGATGAGGAGACGCTGGAAGCGGCAAGCACTCAAGAAAGTTATGCCTGATGCCACGACTACGTGCCCATCCTCTGTCGTACCCATGGAGCAACACCGCAGTCGCCGCCGTGAGACTCTCGTTGCACAATGTGTGCTTGTATCATTTCGCTTTGTATGTGGTAGTAAGAACTAGTACTTAGTTGTATGGATTGAATGATATGTTTGTTGTAATGTACGGACTTCTATCATTTACCGTGCGGATGTAATGTATGGACACGTAATTTTCGCCCCTAGTTTGGACTTCTATGTTAGTAATACGcttatggtataaatttcagcttttTTATATTGTTTACTATATTTTTTGATTTAAACGATTTTTTGGATTAgtatggaaaatgatttttaggggcgggtgtgGTGGTCACCCGCCCCTGCAAATGGTTTTCTAGGGGTGGGTGGGTGTCCCCGCCCCTGTTAattcattttcaggggcgggtgaccgCCCCTAGaaaaccatttgtaggggcgggtgaccccccacccgcccctgcaAACTGGTATTTTTAGTTGCGAAAAGCAGGGGCGGTTACGcggtccgcccctaaaaatgcattttggctcgcccctacaaatcgtttttgcaAACCGTGCATTATTTTCGTGCAAAAATTTCACTAGCATATGGTTCCAATCCATTAGCACAAGAAAGCAAGGGAAGCATTTTAATTAGCAGTAGTAACCAGCAGCACATCACGTCACTCGCTACGTAGGATACGGTGTAATAATGTTCCTTTGCTGATTTTCTTGGCTGCAAACTTGCAATTCTAGAGCTAGCTGCTAGGAAAGCAAAGAACACCAATCGGAACGTCATAAGATGCAGTCAACTAGATGGTCTACTAACTTTTCTTTTGGTAGAGAACTACGAGATGTTAGATTGCTCATAAAATAAACAATCCGCCGCTTTGCGTATTACTTAGCTAACTATGTAATTTCTACAAAGTGTAGCCGGCTCTTCCATATGTAGCCGGCTCCACCACTGTTACGTGAAGAAGTGAGAAGACGACATAACGTTTAAATCTATAGATTATTACGTACTCTccccgttctaaattataatttaGTTTACTTTTCAATACCAAgtttgaccattcgtcttattcaaaaaatttgtgcaatcATAGTAAAATTTATATTATCTTGAACAAattttattaataaagcaaccacaaaaaagaagtgatattttgacAAATCTTTTACTAAAACGAGTGATCAAATTTAGAGTCAAAAAGtcaaataaattataatttgcAACACAGAAAGTATAAGGATAAAATACACAAATGAGCATAAAAAGGCCTACGGTAGGATTAATTAATTAGTACTACATTTTTCAATCCAAGGTTCAGTTGCTAAAAAAGATCGGAAGCAAGAACTAAGGGGAAAAACATATTGGAACGTCCCAATAGAAGTGTAAAACGCACTCCTGTTAGCTAGTTAATTCTTACGGAATCTGTACAAGCGACATCAAATTACACTCCATATATCAGTGACCCAGTGTACACGTACCGCTAAACACCATCAAGGCATCAACCATCATCGCCGGGTCAAACAAGCATCACGCCGCTCGCACGTGCCCCGGTATACGAGGTCAATTTTCGAACCAAACGAACCGACACTATCTCTGTGATTACAGTTTTCTCCAGGGTCCTAGTTGTAAAACCTATTTGCCGATAAAAACCCCGGGAAGATCCACCGGTCGCCCGAAGCTTCTTCCTCGCAGCGCGCCGCGCGTCGTCGTCTCCACCCACCCGACCTCGCGCGCCACGCCGTGCCCGCGAGCCCACCACCCACCCACCGCCTCGCCTCGCAGATCTCGGGAGCCCGATCCCCCGGGCGGTGACTCCCCCCGCCTCCTCATcgatgcgggcgccggcgatgctccggtgcgccgcggcgctcgcgctcctgctcgccgtcgccgcgccggcggccgggttcTACCTCCCCGGCGTCGCCCCGAGCGATTTCGCGAAGGTTTGTTGGGTCCTTGGGGGTTGCCTCGCACCTCGGTGTGCTCCTGGGAATGGTTGTGCAACGGTGCTCGTGTTCGGAGGTGGATCTGGTCAACGGGGTGCCGCTCCCGGGGTTGGGATCCAAGATCCACCTGACTAGCTCGAGTGTTCGTCTGTTGTGTGCGGCTTCCACGATCGTTGGTCCGGTTCAATTAGTTTCGTTCCGTACCGTACTTACATTTACATAGGTGCGCATGGGATTCACATGTTTTACGTCAATTCGCAAGCTAGCGCAACCGTTCAATTTAGTTTGCTGGTCTGATTTTTCGTCCTGATATGAAATATAACCCCTAGATTTTGATGTGATCAGAAGCTATTGCCTGCGTGGAAAAGTCAGCATTGCGATCTTGTATCCGTACACTAACATAACCCTAGTGGAAACTGGAGTTTGATGTTGTTTCTGTActattgtaaaaaaaatagataAAGGAAATTATTGAATTCAAGGTTTTTACATCTACTGTAAAATATTTGAATGGAGCATTGACTCAAGTCCGTAAATGAGGTGCTACATCATATAATCTGATCTCTTGAAGATGATTACTCATTGTAAAGAAGTGTCATTCATTGTGTCATCAGACCATTTtattttgctagtgtttgctaaATTGGTCTCATAATTTGTCCACAGGGAGATCCGCTTCAAGTGAAGGTGAATAAGTTGACATCGATCAAGACTCAACTCCCGTATACATATTACTCCCTTCCATTCTGCAAGCCAGCTACCATAGTGGACAGTGCTGAAAATCTTGGTGAGGTTCTTCGCGGTGATCGAATCGAGAATTCTCcttatgtggttagtactgtatGACATAATAGATTAATTGAGGCTTTATGTCCTTGGGAAGGTTCCTAATGTTGATTTTATCATTCTGCTTGTTATTGGGATATAGTTCCAAATGAGAGAGCCCAAGATGTGTCAGATTGTCTGCAAAGCAACCATTGATGAGAAAGCAGCCAAGGAGCTCAAGGAAAAGATAGAGGATGAATACCGTGTGAACATGTAAGGCCTATGAACCTATGTGGCCATGTGGGTATCGATGCACTTCAGTTAGCACAATAATTTTCAGTTAGCACAATAATTTTCTAAAGCTATATAAGTTGCCTCACAGGATTCTGGACAACCTCCCGCTAGTTGTACCTATTGCAAGGCAAGATAAGAACAGTTTTGCTTATCAAGGTGGATATCATGTTGGTGCTAAAGGCCAGTATGCTGGAGTAAGTCTTTATGCTCAGCTAATGCTTACTTTATTTTGTGACCTTTATCTTTTGTTGGAAACCTTTGTCTATTTATTGGACTAATAAATTCCCATACATATGTTTTTCAGAGTAAGGATGAGAAATACTTCATCCACAACCATTTGTCATTTACAGTGAAGTATCACAGGGATGATGATTCAGAACTTTCTAGAATAGTGGGATTTGAGGTCCACCCATACAGGTTTACTTTCAACTTTGCTTGCAGGCATCAATTTGTCTTGTTCTTTATGAAATCGACTAAGGTATTTTGGTAAATATTTTGCCAGTGTCAAGCATCAGTTTGACGATAAATGGAACGGCGCAGACACTCGCTTGAGTACGTGTGATCCTCATGCGAGCAAATTTGTAACAAACTCGGATTCTCCTCAGGAGGTTGAAGCTGGAAAGGAGATCATATTCACATATGATGTTCGTTTTGAGGTACTAGACTGGGGGATTCAGATGTTgcttagtttaaatttgtttagctGCTTTAGCGTAAGCAGTTTCCTACAAGATACTCTTTGAATGCTTATCcatgatgatttaattggaacgtTCTACTACTTTTGCAGGATAGTGAGATCAAGTGGGCCTCCCGTTGGGACACCTACTTGTTGATGACTGATGACCAGATTCACTGGTTTTCTATTGTGAACTCTCTCATGATCGTGCTTTTCCTATCTGGTATGGTCGCCATGATAATGCTTCGCACTCTCTACAGAGATATCTCTAGATACAATCAGCTTGAAACTCAAGAAGAAGCACAAGAGGAAACTGGTTGGAAGCTTGTTCACGGAGATGTGTTCCGTCCTCCAACCAACTCTGACTTACTCTGTGTTTATGTTGGCACTGGTGTGCAATTCTTTGGCATGCTGCTAGTTACAATGATCTTTGCTGTGTTGGGTTTCCTTTCTCCATCAAACCGGGGAGGACTGATGACTGCAATGCTTCTAGTCTGGGTTTTGATGGGACTGCTTGCTGGCTATACTTCTTCACGTCTCTACAAGATGTTCAAGGGTTCCGAGTGGAAGAAGATTACCCTGCAAACGGCTTTCCTGTTTCCAGGGGTTGCATTCGTTATTTTCTTCATCTTGAATGCTCTTATATGGGGGGAGAAGTCATCTGGTGCTGTTCCTTTCACCACAATGTTTGCCTTGGTCCTCCTTTGGTTTGGCATCTCAGTACCTCTTGTCTTTGTTGGGAGCTATCTTGGGTTCAAGAAACCTGCCATGGAACCTCCTGTGAAGACAAACAAGATTCCACGACAGATACCTGAGCAAGCTTGGTACATGAATCCAATCTTCACCATTCTGATCGGTGGCATTCTCCCATTTGGAGCAGTTTTCATTGAACTCTTCTTCATCCTCACCTCCATCTGGCTGCACCAGTTCTACTACATCTTCGGCTTCCTCTTCCTCGTATTTGTTATCCTCATCATCACCTGTGCCGAGATCACAATCGTGCTCTGCTATTTCCAGCTTTGCAGTGAGGACTACATGTGGTGGTGGAGGTCTTACCTCACCTCAGGATCCTCTGCTCTGTATCTCTTCCTGTACGCAGCTTTCTACTTCTTCACAAAGCTGCAGATAACTAAGGTGGTGTCTGGCATATTGTACTTCGGGTACATGCTCCTCGCCTCCTATGCCTTCTTTGTGCTGACAGGCACTATAGGTTTCTGTGCCTGCTTCTGGTTCACAAGATTGATTTACTCGTCGGTGAAGATCGATTAGGTGCAAACACGACACAGAGAATTGCTCATGTTTTCAGTGATTGAGTCAAGAGAACTGTATGATTAATGTGGAGTGGGGAATTGTCCCCCTTTTTATTAAGGTTTTCAGGAAAAGTTGCTTTTTAGGATTTACTTTATGAATGATTATGTTTGGTTGTTGTCAGAAGATACACCTTAGTGATTTGAAACTGAGACGAATATAAGGGAACACACAATGTAATGGAGTTGTACcttttgaaatttttgtggGCCACTATATAAATTCAATTCATTATATTCGGTATGCTTGGTATTGGTTGAATTACTTGTAAGGTTCCAACACCATCAGTATGAAATGCCCTGATGGCAATCAGTTTGCTTCCAATCTTATTTCCAGCAATGCGCATTTGTTGTGCGGTAATCTAGTGTTTGGCATCTTTATAAGTGCGGTGTGTTAGCATCAAGTCATTATGCTGCTTCCAGAGGTTGCTTGGAGCATCAGTAATTCGTTAGGAAGCTGCCCTGCATGATTCCACAACGGGTGTAGGCGTGTACAGTGGCGGAGGGCTCAGTGTGGCGAGATGTGGCGCTCGCCATACCTCGGCCCGGCCCATAGTGGGAATCGGCCCAAAGTCCGGTTTACCTTTACCTCCCTGGCTCCCTCACCCTAGCAGCCGCACGCCCGACGCCCAGTACTGCCGACGCCCCTCGCCCAGATCTCCCGGCTCCCTGCAGCGGCCGAGCGgcgccctcgccctccgcccCTCCGGCCCCGGTCGGCCGGTCCCCGGCTCCCCGACGCGCTTGGGCAcctcgcggcggcgcccacgccctccgccggccTTCATCCCTAGCTCGACGCCTCGGCGGCTCCCTGTGTCCGCGGCTCCGCGCCGTGCCTGGGTGGCTGGGTGCCTCGCCGCCTCCCCGGCTCCCTGCAGCAGCGCGGGCACAGTGGCCGGCAgccccctctcggcctctccggctccccgccgcgccgtgccTGGGTGGCTGGGTGCCTCGCCGCCTCCCCGGCTCCCTGCAGCAGCGCGGGCACAGCGGCCGGCAgccccctctcggcctctccggCTCCCCGCAGCGCCGCTGCGGTGCGGCCTCCGGTACTGCTCCAGCTCCACTCATCCCTCTGCCCCTTACCCCATTTCTTTGTGTGGTATTTCATTTGATGATTGTGTTCTAGCCACTAGCCAGTACTGGTTCTAGCCTTGTTTGTGAAACGAAAATGAATACATGACTCTAGTAAGAATTGACTCTGTTTCGTATTCGTAATGATATATATATCCTAGAATTTATTTGGGAGCAAATCTATATGTGAAGCTAGCTAGCTCAGACAAACCTAATGATGTGCGAGCAAATCTATATGTGAACTTGTGAAGCATCATTGTCATACTTTGCTAGAATCTGGAAGGTGAGTGCCTCCGTTATATCCTAGTGTTCAAGAATTTAGAAAGAACAATTTAGGATCAAAGAATTCTAGCAGCGCTTCTTTATTTTGTTCTGAATCAGACTGAAGTCATGTATGGTTTCTACCAATGAATGCCATCATTGCTATTTAATTTTCAGTCTTGACAATGTGAACAGAATTACTCACTCACTGCACTACTGCAGCAGAAAACTAGCGAAGGGAAGGCAGCCGCCGGCTCAAGCTCCATGGAGCAACAACCAAGCTCTagcagaaaagagaaaagaaaggcACAAGAAAGAGGTGAGAGAAGTAGTATTTTTTGGGCGTTGTATAGGATTGGGAAATTAAACTAATTTACTTTAATGTGAATTTGACTATTTATTTCAGATCTAAAGAGCTATTTTAGTCCATTCGGATCCAGTAGCACAAACCCAAGCACTCATGGAAGTGAAGTTGGTAATGCTATAatagaggaggaagaggtggtGGAAACTCATTTGGAGGACACCAATACCATAGGCCAACAGCCAGGTAGCAATGAAAATGATCAAGGTACAATAACTGAGTTCAATCCGGATTATATCATTTCTGATCCGGGGCTTCGGATTCCAATTGAGCAATTTAGTCCTAATATTAGAGATGAAATTAGGAGGGCTTTCATGGAACGAGGTCCAACTCAACCTAGTAGTCATGTTTTTCCTAGAGGAGAAGATAAAAGGCGCTTTCGAAAAGAATGGTTTGAGAAATATAATTGGCTGGAATATAGCTTGGTGAATGGTAAGGCTTATTGCTTTTGTTGTTATCTTTTTAGAAGAGTTGGTGTAGATGATGACAAATTTGGttatgaggcctttacaaaagAAGGCTTTAGGCAATGGAAGAATGCCTACTTAGCACTCCCTAAACATGTTGGTGGCCCTAATAGTGCTCATAATAGATCAAGAGCGGcatttgatgattttgataatCAAAGGGCAAGTGTAAAGGAGAAAATTGTAGTTCATACCAAAGAGGCAGAAAAGAAGTATGAAACCCGTGTAGATACATCTTTGGCTATTGTAAGTTATATTGCCTTGCAAGGTGAACCGTTCCGTGGACATGATGAATCAGAAACTTCATTGAACAAAGGCAACTTTCTAGAATTTCTTGATTGGTACAAACTAAGAAATGAGGAAGTGAGGCAGGCATTTGAATTTGCTTGTCCTAAAAATGCTAAAATGACTTCTGGAACAATTCAGAAAGAACTTGCCGAGTGTTGTGCTGAAGCTGTTACCAAAGTCATAAAAGAAGAGATGAGTGGTTGTTTATTCTCTATTCTTGTTGATGAATCTCGTGATATATCAGTCAAAGAACAAATGGCCATAATAGTCAGGTAAACATCCACTTTTATATCTTGTATTCTTGTTGAATGTTGATGAATCTTGTTATAATATTTCTAAATATTGTGAGTTTCCTCATATAGGTATGTGAATAAAAAAGGGCAAGTAGTTGAAAGATTTTTGGGTATCAAGCATGTCAAGCTAACTACATCAGAAGCATTAAAGAGAGCAATAGTGGAGGTTCTTAGTGCCCATGGTTTAACTATTGCAAAAATACGAGGCCAAGGGTATGATGGAGCTTCTAATATGAGAGGTGAATTCAATGGTGTTCAAAAACTAATTCGTGATGAGAACCCATATGCTTTCTATATCCATTGTTTTGCTCACCAATTGCAGTTGGTAGTTGTTTCGGTTTCAAAGTGTTGTTCATCTATAGAGGATTTCTTTGACTATGTGAACATGATTGTGAGCAGCACTAGTGCATCTTGTAAGAGGAAGGATTTATTGATTGATAGTCATCATACAATTGTTTTGAATAAGTTGGAGAGTGAAGATATTTCATCAGGTAGAGGACAACATCAAGAAACATCATTGCCTAGGCCTGAAGATACAAGATGGGGATCTCACTACAGGACATTGCTTCGTATTGAAACAATGTGGGACTCAATAATAGAAGTTCTGCAAGTGGTGCATGATGAGGAACGTAATCCATCAAGGGCAGGGGGGTTGGTGCCTACTATGGAGTCTTTCAGCTTTGTGTTTATCATGAAGATGATGTTACAGATCCTTCGCATAACAAATGAGCTATCTCATCTGTTGCAGAAGAAGGATCAAAATATTGTTGAGGCCATGTCTTTGGTTATTGACGTGAAAACACGTTTGAACAATTTGAGAAGCAAAGGTTATGAGCCACTACTTGAAGAAGTCAAAACATTTTGCCAAGAAAATGATATCCCAATACCAAATATGGAAGATAGTGTACCAAGATTTGGTAGATCAAGGAAAGGAGGGAGAAACAACATCACTCAAGATCATTACTTTCGTGTTGATACCTTCTTTGCTACCATAGATGCTATCACAACAGAGTTTGATCATCGATTCAGTGAGGTATCATCGGAATTACTTACTTGCTTTGCTTGCCTTGATCCTAGAGATTCATTCTCTAACTTTGATGTGAATAAACTTGCTCGCCTCACGGATATATATTTGGatgatttttcttttgatgACCGGAAAAGAATAAAAGACCAGTTAGAAACCTTCATTATTCATGTTAGAAGAGTTGAGGCATTCAGAGCTTGTTATGACCTTGCAAGCCTAGCAATGAAAATGGTTGAACTTAAGAGGCATGAAATATTTCCCTTGGTTTATCGCCTAATTGAGCTGGCATTACTGCTACCAGTAGCAACTGCATCAGTTGAAAGAGCCTTTTCAGCCATGAAGATTATTAAAACTGAGTTGCGGAACAAGATGTCCGATGGTTGGCTTAATGACTTGATGGTGGTGTATATTGAGCGGGAGATATTTaaaggaattgatcttcaatctATCAAGAAGGCTTTTCAGAAGAAAAAAGATAGAAATATGCAATTGCCAAAGTCTCCTAGACGCaactaataataaatatatcGGTATAACTCTATACTCTAATTGTGTATCTTGtattacatt
This portion of the Panicum virgatum strain AP13 chromosome 2N, P.virgatum_v5, whole genome shotgun sequence genome encodes:
- the LOC120658293 gene encoding uncharacterized protein LOC120658293 isoform X1, which codes for MEQQPSSSRKEKRKAQERDLKSYFSPFGSSSTNPSTHGSEVGNAIIEEEEVVETHLEDTNTIGQQPGSNENDQGTITEFNPDYIISDPGLRIPIEQFSPNIRDEIRRAFMERGPTQPSSHVFPRGEDKRRFRKEWFEKYNWLEYSLVNGKAYCFCCYLFRRVGVDDDKFGYEAFTKEGFRQWKNAYLALPKHVGGPNSAHNRSRAAFDDFDNQRASVKEKIVVHTKEAEKKYETRVDTSLAIVSYIALQGEPFRGHDESETSLNKGNFLEFLDWYKLRNEEVRQAFEFACPKNAKMTSGTIQKELAECCAEAVTKVIKEEMSGCLFSILVDESRDISVKEQMAIIVRYVNKKGQVVERFLGIKHVKLTTSEALKRAIVEVLSAHGLTIAKIRGQGYDGASNMRGRGQHQETSLPRPEDTRWGSHYRTLLRIETMWDSIIEVLQVVHDEERNPSRAGGLVPTMESFSFVFIMKMMLQILRITNELSHLLQKKDQNIVEAMSLVIDVKTRLNNLRSKGYEPLLEEVKTFCQENDIPIPNMEDSVPRFGRSRKGGRNNITQDHYFRVDTFFATIDAITTEFDHRFSEVSSELLTCFACLDPRDSFSNFDVNKLARLTDIYLDDFSFDDRKRIKDQLETFIIHVRRVEAFRACYDLASLAMKMVELKRHEIFPLVYRLIELALLLPVATASVERAFSAMKIIKTELRNKMSDGWLNDLMVVYIEREIFKGIDLQSIKKAFQKKKDRNMQLPKSPRRN
- the LOC120658293 gene encoding uncharacterized protein LOC120658293 isoform X2 → MERGPTQPSSHVFPRGEDKRRFRKEWFEKYNWLEYSLVNGKAYCFCCYLFRRVGVDDDKFGYEAFTKEGFRQWKNAYLALPKHVGGPNSAHNRSRAAFDDFDNQRASVKEKIVVHTKEAEKKYETRVDTSLAIVSYIALQGEPFRGHDESETSLNKGNFLEFLDWYKLRNEEVRQAFEFACPKNAKMTSGTIQKELAECCAEAVTKVIKEEMSGCLFSILVDESRDISVKEQMAIIVRYVNKKGQVVERFLGIKHVKLTTSEALKRAIVEVLSAHGLTIAKIRGQGYDGASNMRGRGQHQETSLPRPEDTRWGSHYRTLLRIETMWDSIIEVLQVVHDEERNPSRAGGLVPTMESFSFVFIMKMMLQILRITNELSHLLQKKDQNIVEAMSLVIDVKTRLNNLRSKGYEPLLEEVKTFCQENDIPIPNMEDSVPRFGRSRKGGRNNITQDHYFRVDTFFATIDAITTEFDHRFSEVSSELLTCFACLDPRDSFSNFDVNKLARLTDIYLDDFSFDDRKRIKDQLETFIIHVRRVEAFRACYDLASLAMKMVELKRHEIFPLVYRLIELALLLPVATASVERAFSAMKIIKTELRNKMSDGWLNDLMVVYIEREIFKGIDLQSIKKAFQKKKDRNMQLPKSPRRN
- the LOC120658304 gene encoding transmembrane 9 superfamily member 8-like; the encoded protein is MRAPAMLRCAAALALLLAVAAPAAGFYLPGVAPSDFAKGDPLQVKVNKLTSIKTQLPYTYYSLPFCKPATIVDSAENLGEVLRGDRIENSPYVFQMREPKMCQIVCKATIDEKAAKELKEKIEDEYRVNMILDNLPLVVPIARQDKNSFAYQGGYHVGAKGQYAGSKDEKYFIHNHLSFTVKYHRDDDSELSRIVGFEVHPYSVKHQFDDKWNGADTRLSTCDPHASKFVTNSDSPQEVEAGKEIIFTYDVRFEDSEIKWASRWDTYLLMTDDQIHWFSIVNSLMIVLFLSGMVAMIMLRTLYRDISRYNQLETQEEAQEETGWKLVHGDVFRPPTNSDLLCVYVGTGVQFFGMLLVTMIFAVLGFLSPSNRGGLMTAMLLVWVLMGLLAGYTSSRLYKMFKGSEWKKITLQTAFLFPGVAFVIFFILNALIWGEKSSGAVPFTTMFALVLLWFGISVPLVFVGSYLGFKKPAMEPPVKTNKIPRQIPEQAWYMNPIFTILIGGILPFGAVFIELFFILTSIWLHQFYYIFGFLFLVFVILIITCAEITIVLCYFQLCSEDYMWWWRSYLTSGSSALYLFLYAAFYFFTKLQITKVVSGILYFGYMLLASYAFFVLTGTIGFCACFWFTRLIYSSVKID